The DNA region GCTATCGTTGATTGTATGGGACTCCATACATCGTGAGCACGACGGCCCGACCGCGCGATATTGCCGAAGACCTGGCCGATTTCACCGCCACGCGACGGATGCTGACGATCAGCGCCATCGCCATCGCCATCGGCGTCATCAGCGCCTACGTCGCCAAGGCGCTGCTCACACTCATCGGCCTGTTCACCAACCTGTTCTTCTTCCAGCGCTTCAGCACGCAGCTGGTCACGCCGGAAGCGCACACGCTGGGGCCGCTGGTGATCCTGGTGCCGGTCGCCGGCGCCCTGATCATCGGCGTCATGGCGCGCTACGGCTCCGAGCGCATCCGCGGCCACGGCATCCCCGAGGCGATCGAGGCGATTCTCATCAACGGCAGCCGGGTCGAGCCGAAGGTG from bacterium includes:
- a CDS encoding chloride channel protein, producing the protein MSTTARPRDIAEDLADFTATRRMLTISAIAIAIGVISAYVAKALLTLIGLFTNLFFFQRFSTQLVTPEAHTLGPLVILVPVAGALIIGVMARYGSERIRGHGIPEAIEAILINGSRVEPKV